The Candidatus Brocadiia bacterium genome includes the window GGCACCACGCCCGAGGCCAGGGTGTTGCGGAAGAATATCTCGGCATAGCCGCCCAGGGAAACGACGCCTTCCTGGATGCGGGCGCCGCCGGAGTCGTTCAGGCCGATGACCGGAGCGCCGACCTTGGTAGCCAGGTCCATGACCTTACAGATCTTATTGGCGTAGGCCTCGCCCAGGGCGCCGCCGAAGACGGTGAAGTCTTGGCTGAAGACGTAGACCAGCCGGCCGTTGACGGTGCCGTAGCCGGTGACCACGCCGTCGCCCAGCGGGCGCTTGTTCTCCAGGCCGAAGTGGTCGCACTGGTGGAGCACGAACATATCCAGTTCGTGGAATGAGTTTTTGTCGAGTAGGAGCTCGATGCGCTCGCGGGCGGTGAGCTTTTTCATCTCGTGCTGTTTCTTGATGCGTTCCTTGCCGCCGCCCAGCAGGGCGTTCTGGCGCATTTCGCGTAACTGCTTAATTTTATCTACCATAATTTTACATCACCATCCCGCCGTCCACCACCAGCACCTGGCCGGTGATGTAGCTGGAAGCGTCCGATACCAGGAACAGCACCGCGTCGGCTACGTCCTTGGTGGTGCCTAGCCGCTGGAGCGGGATGCGTTCCATCATTTTGTTCTTGACCTCGTCGTTCAGGACCTCGGTCATAGCCGTCTGGATGAATCCCGGAGCCACGGCATTGACGTTGATATTGCGCGGGGCGAACTCCTTGGCCGCCGATTTGGTCAGGGCAATAACCCCGCCCTTGGAAGCGGCGTAGTTAGCCTGGCCGACATTGCCTCCAATGCCGATAATCGAGGCGATATTGACAATCCGGCCCGAACGAGCCTTCATCATATAACGGGACACGGCTTTAGTAAAGTTAAATGTGCCTTTGAGGTTGATGGCGATGACCCGGTCCCATTCGTCTTCCTTCATGCGCATAATCAGGTTGTCGCGGGTGATGCCGGCGTTATTGACCAGGATATCTATCCGGCCCAGGGCCTTGTTGGCCTCGTCGGCCACCCGGTCGGCGTCAGCGGCGCTGGTGACATCGGCCTTGATGGGCAGGGCTTTTACGCCCTTGGCCTGGATATCCGCAGCGGTTTGGTTGAGGGTGGCTTCATCGACGTCGACCAGGACCAGGTTGGCGCCTTGGACGGCCAGGGCCAGGGCGATTTCGCGCCCGATGCCGCGGCCGCCGCCGGTGACGATAGCTGTTTTATCCTTTAATTCATAACTCATAATTTATAACTCACAGTTTGGTGCATTGCACCGTTGGGTCTATCCTTTGCATCATACCGGTCAGGGTATTGCCCGGACCGATTTCGTAGAATGTCTTGAATCCGTCCTGGATGAGCTTGCGCATCGAGGCCTCCCAGAGCACTGACGAGACCACCTGGCGGGCCAGGTTGGACTTGGCCTGGCCGGGGTCGGTAACGTAATCCGCCGTGACGTTGGAGACGATGGGCGCCGTGGGCGGTTTGATATTGATTTTCTGGAGCTCGATTTTGAGTTTATCCTCGGCGCTTTTCATCAGCGGCGAGTGGAAGGCGCCGGCCACTTTGAGCGGGATGACTTTCTTGGCGCCGGCCTCTTTGAGCTTGGCCGAGGCCTCTTCGATGGCCTTATTATCGCCGGAGATGACCACCTGTCCCGGGGTATTGAGGTTGGCCACGCCGATGACGCCGTTGACCTTGGCGATGACCTCTTTGATTTTATCGGGCGTAATGCCCATGACCGCGGCCATGCCGCTGGGGTTCTGGTTGCAGGCCTCCTGCATAAAGGTGCCGCGCCGTTCCACGATGCGTACGGCATCGTCAAAGGACAGGGCGTTACC containing:
- the fabG gene encoding 3-oxoacyl-[acyl-carrier-protein] reductase; the protein is MSYELKDKTAIVTGGGRGIGREIALALAVQGANLVLVDVDEATLNQTAADIQAKGVKALPIKADVTSAADADRVADEANKALGRIDILVNNAGITRDNLIMRMKEDEWDRVIAINLKGTFNFTKAVSRYMMKARSGRIVNIASIIGIGGNVGQANYAASKGGVIALTKSAAKEFAPRNINVNAVAPGFIQTAMTEVLNDEVKNKMMERIPLQRLGTTKDVADAVLFLVSDASSYITGQVLVVDGGMVM
- the fabD gene encoding ACP S-malonyltransferase, which produces MTDNKTALLFPGQGAQFVGMGKELAQNNPTARKVFDRANQIMGFDLAKLCFDGPEDELNKTNICQPAILVMSLAALEVLKEQSKLPKFDALAGLSLGEYTALAAGNALSFDDAVRIVERRGTFMQEACNQNPSGMAAVMGITPDKIKEVIAKVNGVIGVANLNTPGQVVISGDNKAIEEASAKLKEAGAKKVIPLKVAGAFHSPLMKSAEDKLKIELQKINIKPPTAPIVSNVTADYVTDPGQAKSNLARQVVSSVLWEASMRKLIQDGFKTFYEIGPGNTLTGMMQRIDPTVQCTKL